In Dysidea avara chromosome 6, odDysAvar1.4, whole genome shotgun sequence, the genomic stretch GATGGTCTGTAAACACCAAAGGGAACACAACAAGGAAAACATGGAGGAACATTTAGCACTGGCTGTATCTGAACTGATTAACTCCAGACAACACCTGGTGGCTGTTGAAGAAAGACTACAACATGACGTGACAAGTATGAAGGCTGAACTAATTCAAAAGATTTAGCAGCTGCTCAACAAGAACTAGCAACCACCAAACTTGATGCACAACAAAAAATGAATGACTTTAAGAAGAAAACTGCAAAGACAGAGCATGACCTAGTAACAGTGAAACAAGAACTGGAAATGTTTAAACTCAATGCATCAAAAATTGAAGGTGAACTCAAGCAAAGGCTAACAAAGACAGAGAGAGATTTGATGAATGTTAGACAAACTGCAGCAGAAACTGAAAGTGAACTCAAGCAGAGACTTGCAAAGACAGAACAAGATTTGGCAGCTAGTGTTTCACTTCTTGTGACTGAAATAAAATACAAACTATCTTCTATCAATGAAGAAGTGACAAAGATGTTTAGTGGTAGTTTACAAGGTAATATTGACAGTGTCAATCAAAAATATCAACCTTTGAAGGATACAAAGAGAAAACATGTACAAAAAGTGAACAGTGTTGATCAGTATGCTAGACAGTTCATGCACTAGTGAGCTACAAGGGATTTTGTCTAAACAGCTCAGTAACATTTTTGAAATAGAACGCTTTTGTGTCAGGAAATGTGAAATACTACAAGAGCTCTATCAAATAGTGGATGGTATCAAACGAAATATAGAAAATGAGCAGGAGCAATTATTACAGAACATCACACACGCAGAAGGGAAACTACTTGGAATCCATCAACAACTTGATGATGTTGAACTTCACATAACAAAATCCATCAATGAGCTGATACTACAACTGGACACTTTGATGAAAGAACTTACCATATATAGTGAAAATAGTGTCATTGAAAAGTTAAAAACTATTAAAACAGACGCACTGAAATCTAAAGATAAAATGATGAAGAAGTCAACACAAAAGAGAGAGCATATCACTAAAGTCAAGAAAAAGCTAGAGATTACTAAAGTTGATATAACAACAGATACAGATCTATTAAAACAACTTTTAGATAAACATGGTCAAGCAAAACAAAGGATTGAAACATTCAACCCTGAATTGCCTATAGTTATAAAGTCTGGAGATAATCCATTTTCAAGATTTCCGAAGTGGTAGTTATATATAGGTACGTATACATAGCTACTCTGTACTCATCACTTTGACCGGCTAAATTATAGTAACTTTAGTTTGGCTATTGCATTACATGTATTTTGTGAGCTCAGTCTCACAATAAAAATGATTTCAAGAAACCACTAAGCACAATAATAGTGTCACATGCAGGATTTCTTGTGACTGAAGTAAAATACAAATTACCTTCTATCAATGAAGAAGTGACAAAGACGTTTACTATTTTACAAGGTAATGTTTACAGTGTTAATCAAAAATGTCAACATGTGGAGGATACAAAGAGAAACATGTATAAAAAGTGAACAGTGTTGATGAGTATACCAGTCAGTTCATTGGTGAGCTTCAAGGGATTAAAGCCGTGTTGCATTAGAAGCAAAGTTTTATACCAGGACATGAGAAATACTACAAGAGCTCTATCAAATAGTGGATGGTTTCAAACAAAATAATAGAGAAAGAGCAGGAGCAATTATTGCACATCACACAAACAGAAGTGGAACTACCTGCCATCACCAACTTGATGATGTTGAACTTCCATAAAATCCATCAATGAGCTTATACTACAACTGGACACTTTGATGAAGCTTACCATATAATTATGGTGAAGATAGCATCATTGAAAAGTTAAGAACTGTTAAAATAGACACACTGAAATCTAAAGATGAAATTATGAAGAAGTTAACACAAAAGAGAGAGGATGTCACTAAAGTCAGGAAAAGGCTAGAAACTGCTAAAGCTGATATAACAACAAATGCAAGAGATCTGTTAAAACAACTTTCTGATAAACATGATCAAGCAAAACAAAGGATTAAAAAAGTACAATGGATGTGTTGGTGGTAGCTATAtaagtatacatgtacatactcaTCACTTTGACTGGCTACattatagtaactgtatagtttGGCTCTtgtattacatgtattttgtgAGCTCAGTCTCACAAATTTTGTAAGTGTCTTTGAAACAGAATGAACATGGCACAGTTTAAAATTATTGCATACAAAAATCTGTTTATATACAGATAATAATATCATGAAGTGTTTTAATAATTTACACTAACTAAAACTGACTACTCCATTTTACACTGAGGGGTTTAGTGTACAAATAATTATCACTAGTTATATCTGTAGTAACTCCAGTATCCTCCCCAATAGTGTTATTACTTCATGTACTTCATGAGTGCTCGGAAAGTATACAACAATTCAGCCTGTAATCTTGCCTCTAGTACAATCATGTTTACATGTATCTGATGGGAAAGAAAGTGTTTGTAAATTAATACTGGAATAGTCACTCAAACAGAGGGGGGTGGTCAAATGTCACAGGTATTAGACCTATTGACAAATGACAAACCTCTTTTGTTGCTATACCTTTTCAAGCCTAGTGATTCTATTTGTCCTGAGAAATCAAATTCTGTAATTTGTTCAGGATAACACACAACCTGTAAAGTAAACAATAAATTACTGATACTCTAAAAAATTAAGTCCATAAAAAAAAGGATGCAGATTTCAGTCCCAATATCAAACTCAACATGAAAGAGGAAACCAAAATATTTGGTCAAAAATTCTGCGTCTAAAGTGTCCATAAtagaaaggttccactgtatgagCAAAAAGACTGTCAGTAAACCTGTCTACACAGCCACTTGTATGATAAATACCTCTCCGTATCAGGATATTTTTACACAGCAACCTGTATGTTCTACATGAGAACTTGTGTTGTACTAGTGTATAACTGCTGAGCTATGATTGGAAGGATGTGGCatgtaattttaattttttaatttattgaCTTTTGTATGGAGTTAAAATGCACTACACTTCAAAAACATCAAACAATGCACAATAACAATCAAATTAAATCATCCAGTCAGGTCCAAGCTACTCTCCACACAAACTAGGTCTATTGCTGACTCCTTAAAAGAAGAATGAAAACGATGGTATGAGGACCTAAACCCCCTTAGACATGTGATCCCAGATCAGAATAAAGAAAAAGTTAACTTGCATCTCAGCCAGTGAAGTGTTCTACTGTAGGACTGCTCAGAACGCTCTGTGTCATATAATTAATTCAAGCCAATTTTGGTTTTGCAATTTAAACATTCATGATTGGCAATttaaaaagttgctacaaaaggtgctacaataGGGAAGTTTTGATATTGCAGATGagttataaaaagaagtgagATTGTTGGCCAAATGTGGAGGAAGGTCTTGATGGTGATCCACCTAGTGTAGCATTCCATATGTACACATCTTATTCCCATATCGCTGTTTCTATTTCAAGTGTACTGGTACATGTGGATGCCACCATTACATGTGGCCACTATCTCAATAGTAATTCGTTCCGTTTATTGTCACCTCAATAGTAATTCACTCAAACCAAATGCATACTACCAAACTTTTGTTGGTGCTCTGCACGACATAATTAAATAAGTGTTACCAGTTGCTTTCCAAAAATATCTCCTTCGAAATTAACCCATTATATGGTAGCTTATTTTCTGGTAAACAACAGGATGTTGTAGGGTGGATGTGAACACTAATGTAATGCTACCACTGAACTTGAAGTGGTAAAGCTGTAAAGCTCTACAGTTGAACTTTTCTCTCACCACTTCCTCATCTACAAACAATCAACCCTAAAGCATTAGAACATGCCAACAGGCTTCTACACAATTAAGAGTCCCTCAGACGACGTGGGATTCCTTGTCTCTAAATACCACAGAAATCTTGTTGGTGTGCTCTAACTATTCCATACATGCTGGAGACAACATGGCCTGTACACATTTCACTGTATTTTTAACACATACCATTCTAATATATGACTTGAATCATTTCACCAACACAGAGTTGACctacaaaacagtacaaactctattagaacagtcaagtgTTATATAAGGTAGTAGCACACCTCTCGGTAGTTGTAGTCATCATGTCTGATCCCCTTGATGGCCTGAATGTAGTTCCATACTGCTCGACGAAATTTTTCTGTGTCCACATTCTTGTGTTCACCAACACTGTAACAATGAAACATAACTTGTTTACTCAGCATACAGTATCATTGTCTCGTCTCTAAACAAAAGTATAAGGAAAGTATTAAagaataaaaagtagggaagtcaactatatggtatatactaatgaacatcatacagtacgatagtataactgtatagtagggaccacaaaggagtaggcgtggcccacgaaataatatcacccaaaagccagcctcgattttccattacgacgatgaagcagtattggtgaggtaaaactaagcccaaacaagctttcagatcgacccggaatgctttcaacaagttgataTGGAAAGTGTCCCACCGCAAGGGAATCTTCTAATCAGTTTGTGTCTGGACACGGGTGAGTTTTGGATTCATTTATCTCCATTCCAGTATACTACATGTTTCGTCTGTCTGTCAGCAGTACTCTCCACATGTGCAGCTCAATATCTGGTCACAAACTTTTAACAAGACTTACTTGTGGTAGGATAGGTTGTAGGCCAGTGTGAACTTCTCATCCAAGATGTAGCCACTGTCTGGGTATAGTCTGTCTAGTAAGGGGTAGGCATGATCTTCCCAAGAGTACTCCTGATATAGTGTGTATTCACTCTATTACAAATACTGGCTATACAAGTTGAGCAGGTTACAGCTATATTAGTGGTAGTTCACATACGCCATCCTTCAGTGGACTGGTTGACTCAATATCTTCATGACTGTAGTTGGGATCTTCAAGGTACTTTATGAGGTCCTGCGGGGTTACTACCGGGATAATTGGCTTCTTGAAATCCACTGTAAATAAAATGAAATAGCATAATGCTAtcatgatacacacacacacacacgtacgcacgcacacacacacaatgagcCCCTAGACACtataggcttatttgtattgcattatatactacCATATAACAGGTTATTTTCGACGGAGTTTAATTTTCTAATTATTTAGCTTCTACAAAAATTTAACCCTTCAAACATAAAGCTGCTTTGTACCAGGTTGGCCGAATTCCTTTCCACTATTAAACAGAACTCCAACCTTATCATCCCAGGTAGAAAAAATACAGAACCAATACATGATATATACTTCTTTCTGTACTTGGCAGGCCAACATCTTTGTTTTCTTGCTGCAATGGCCATGCCCACAACAAATGGATGGTGAAGATTACTCGTTTCCTATTGGCCAAACCACTTTTCCTATAGCAGAGCAATCCATATTTCTTTACAAATACAACAACACCATGAATGTCTCAATTTTGATTGTAAATGAGCGTACTACAAAAACAATTTTAGTGGTGCTAAGCATGATGGTAGAGCATTCAAAAATTATACCTTCAAAATTTATCTTAGCAATTACTCTTCGGATTTCCCTTTGAAATTTACCTATTACCTCACCTTCACCCTTTTCCaaatttataaatgctatcatagGTATCACTATCTCACCCTCCCTGTATGTGACGTCAGAAAACGCTATTGCAAATATTGTCCATCGTCACAATGAATTCGGGAAACTATGGAGAGCCAATGAGATTTGTTGGAGCAACCAAGATAGGTAGGATTAGAAGGGTTTCACTGGCTTCATTCACAATTCCTGACATCACTTAATTTTTAGTATCAACAATCATAATTGAGGTACCAAGGTTGAGTGACATAAACCATATAATTACTATCTGGTTATTTTAATCTTTACAAGACCACTGTGTGTTACCACTTCAATTCTACTCATTGTGTAATATCCTGGGGATCAGACCTAAATGGCTCAGTGTCATTTCAGTACATCAACATATGGGTAATCAGGTGATAATCACACCACAATCATTATCACTAACTTGTAAGCACGCAGTAACCAGAGGGGGTTGGAACGCTTTAAGCActgctaaaataaattatacgAAAGTCTCTTTGTTTGTATATTTCATATTGCaacacgtgaaataccaaataaaacTATGCAATTATATTAGGGTGATACTTAAGTGTTTGCAACCTCCTCTGCACAGTAACTTTCAACAAGAATTAGATGCATCACATTTTCTAAGCTATCCATAGGTGACAATGCATAATGcctatagctcatgtttgcttttccatttacaaaaaaaaaaacactagaGTTATCACAAATATCATCATTGTTTCATTGCTCTTAGTTTGTGGATAGAtacattgtttttttttggtgaAAATAACAAAATAAAATCTTTGCAAAACAAGTTATTACAGATGTGGTCATTATAGATGATCTGATGTGGTTGAATTAGTGGCCAGCCAAATAAGGTTAACCTCTAACCTCAAGGGTCATATTTAACACAACTATTTAATGTGATCTTTTGATATCACACTTGTGTATGGGCAAATTGACTGTGAGTGTACCTGACAAGGTGACTGAATTAGGTGATTTGCAAGCATGTGTTTAAAACATTGAAACATGCAAATTATAAGTTTGATCACTGATGTATATACCCCACCCAATATCTCATGCTGTGAGGCATACGCAGGAAGCATTCtacatatttcatgcatggtACATGTACTTTCCAATGTTTCTAGCTATCTACAAGTGTACCATATTAAAGCTGAGCTCAAATACACACCTGCATCATTGTAAAAACCAAGGTACTAAAAACTAGGCCATAACTCTAATAAACGTCAGATCTAGACTTACATAAGAGTTTATGTAAGTCTAGATCTGACGTTGCATAAACACACTTGTTGCAAGTGAAGTATTTAAGCATGTGAAGTATAGACTTACATAAACACACTTGTTAACAAGTGAAGTATTTAAGCATGAGATATTGGGCATGAGATATGTAAGTCTTCACTTGTTATGTAAAATCTTTGCAAAACAGGTGTTGCAAGTGAAGTATTTAAGCATGTAAATCGTTTATAAAAGCACATTAGCACCACTTTATCCACAATCAACCTTTATCTCATGTACTCTACAAAATAAACACCTATTAGAGTGGCAAGTGATGAGGATGTGTTACATGTGAGGTACATGTTACACATGTACAACATGTCATGACTACAACATGTTATGTCACATCAACACAAGCTAAATGTTTCAAGTGAGATATGTAAGTCTTCACTTGTCTTCACTTCATATGTAAGTCTTCAGTAAGCATGAGATATGTAAGTCTTCACTTGTTAACACACTTGTTAACAAGTGAAGTATTTAAGCATGAGATAGTGTGTTTATGTAAGTTAAGACTTACATAAACACACTTGTTGCAAGTGAAGTATTTAAGCATGTAAATCGTTTATAAAAGCACATTAGCACCACTTTATCCACAATCAACCTTTATCTCATGTACTCTACAAAATAAACACCTATTAGAGTGGCAAGTGATGAGGATGTGTTACATGTGAGGTACATGTTACACATGTACAACATGTCATGACTGCAACATGTTATGTCACATCAACACAAGCTAAATGtttcacgtgtgtgtgtgtgtacataggtACGTACTTGGGTCATGGCATATTAACACTGTATATGTCACATGAGCACTATACAAACAAGCGACATGtgtcgtgtgtgtgtgcgcgcgcgcgcgcgtgtgtgtgtgtgtgtgtgtacttgggTCATGGCCTATTAACATTCTTTCTATTTCATTAAGTTCGCTAGTTCTAGGTACATCAAAAGTGGAGCTTCAATTTAtttgaaccccttgggaccaggggtggtccataagtctgaaaagtccatatctctggaaCTGTGCAGAAAtagccttaaaatagcataaagaacatttttttttaaatttcagtattaccaaactaccctaatagaacagtcactactctaatagagcagtcatttccgtagtttagtTAACCAataatccagataagtggggtccagataactgaggttccactgtacacagAACTGTATACATTCTCTCAATAAAACAATTGAGTAAATGTTAGTGTAGGATATTCACTCATCCATGCACATTCCATGATTCCTGCAGGTGGTTGTATTTTTCATTGCATACTGTACTTATACTATAGCAAAAATTCATGTTCCATAATGAACCATGTCTCTATATGTCAACAGTACGTGACATTTGAAAATTCTATTACCATACACTGTCAAATGTCATGGCAAAATTGCATTCAAACATTAAAAGATTATTAAGGTCAAAAGCTGACATGAAGAGGTTCCCATAGACTATACCAGACCAGCTGGTCAGTGTACACCATAGAAATGTACTATACCTACTGGTGGTGCTGATCAAGTTTCAACCTATCATTATTCATAACACAACAGCTGGGTATAGTTTGTACAAGACATCAGTACAAACATCAGCAAACCAGACCAGATTTCTAGCTTCAAAGTAGTTTAGAGAAGGGAAATACAAGGAAAATGATACAAGGAAAAACTTATCCAGCAATGAAATATTTCACTATTCATGGTGACcacgatggtgcaagttgcaactctgtaaaTTATTGTGTCcgtaagttatgaccatttttgCAAGCACTTGTAATTTATAcctgctgtacaaatcaatctttctgttgtagCTACTTTGTaaggctgtaactccaaaagctaTAAACATATGAGTTTTGCCGGAGCATGCATTTGGCTTTGTAAATTATAAGTATTCAATCATAAAGAATTCAAAAAAATATCCTTATGCCGGGTTTTCGTAAATCTGGTCTGGTCACGCATGCCAAGGTTTAAAAAATTTTGTAGGCAAATTATTTCTGACTTGAGCACAGGAATTATAATAAAACATTTTGAAACAGATTGTATTATGTATTATGAATGCTGCATGTAGTGAAAGATAGAACAAACCTTCACAATATTTCCCAAAGCAGGGAACAAGCTACAAAGTATTGACCTCAACAATGTCAACTCATGGCAActttgagttgaggtaagtgTACAATTTCGCAGCATTTTGGCTTTACTAGTTGAacttttagtggagtatgcacaAGTATAACTTGTGGAGACCTACAATCAGGTATTGGTTACTGTAACTATTGGTAAAATGGAgtaaaaatatatcggatatcggttttccctaaaaGTGGGAATCAGTACAACTCTAGATACTTCCCAAAGGATCACTGTTACCCATGACTATAGCAACTGTGACAATCTCATGTGAGGATAGTCAGCTGTCATTGTAGAGAGGTAGTCACAATCACCATAGCTAGTTGCTGAAATTGCTtctttttgggggggggggggggggggggggggagcattGTAAAGCATTACTCTATTCTTCTTCATCATTTTATACACGCATTGTGGCAATCAAtatcttttattttatttattgcttTGTGTTGACAGTTCAATGCATCACCAGTTTGTAGATAGTGCTGCTGGAGAACATGATGACTTGCAATTCACTATTATAAGTTGTCATGAATTGTGGCCTGCAATGAGTAGTTTGCATATTCTTGTTATTTGTTCTTGACCTAATTCTGTTTATGCTGCTGACTTGTCTGTCTGCTtcaagtgggctagggcctgaaccatcactgtttatcttagtggttaccacaaaacataaacaaattatttaagtacataccagagcctttgacaccaccAGCCCtaccagtggtactgcagctgctgaagctgaatagactaataatctgctggccacagcccattacaactgatTTCCAATTAtagtaaaaacagctaattattggCTTCTATTGATTACCAATCTGATTATCagtacaaccaagagttaataataagagaggagagtgtctaatgctgtatagtcctgtaatacATGATTGCGCAGAAATGGCTTCCTTTCCAAGTAACATACAGACTATTACCTCTTAGTacggttgtatacaatcactggactggactagtggactggactggtggactggactggtggactggactggtggactggactggtggactggactggtggactggactggtggactggactggtggactggactggtggactggactggtggactggactggtggactggactggtggactcagTTTTCTTTTCATTTCAGTACATATTTGGGAAATTGATTGTAGCTAATGAatgctacattgaatgtaaaatatgcaggtggACCTGTCTACTTGGCACTATCTCTTATCTTAGGATCATGTGCAATTCTCTTTCTTGACATAATCTCTATTGTACGACTACCATTcgtcttatcatgaagtacaaaccatacagcACATGTGTATGCAGTGTTATAGTAACCATGTATCCtacaagttatagtcatggagtcggctaaattaagtggtgacagttaactgtcttgctattcgATAGCTGACACAAAGGTTCTATAGTTTTTGCACGACAGCAACAACAAGTGAAATcatgtgctcaagatttcaaccaatcaagTTGATTCAATTTGAAttttaaactataattaccgcatgtgacttctgttttagatttgttgacatgcaagaactattagaacctctaCACATAGCTGAAGTTGAGaagtctggcatgatcacacctttctttagtttgtgtgtgggtttctttaaatgtgggggagtggtctaactacatgagactagcaTACTTACAACCAGTTTCCCAAATATTTGATTTTAAAAGGGAAAATACctaagtccagtagtccagtccaccagtccagtccactagtccagtccagtgattgtatacaaccctcTTGGTACAAATCTAGAAGTGTCCCAAGTTGTTTGTAACCATAACAGCAAGTAGACACAATATGCATTGCATAATATACAACTTCTTTATGGTTCACaataagttgttttttttttgtttcacgTCCATTCAATATTTTTACTAAATGCAGCCTACGAGGCATAACATTACAACAATAAGTACATAGTGAAATCTCAACCCAGTGATAATGAGATAAGTAGGATGGTAGAGGTAATCAGAAGAGAGAAAATATTAGGATCTTAAAAATGTTACCTCTACAGCCCCAAGTATTACAATAGACATTGCCCTATGGTGTCACATTAGTGCATGGTCTCTTTTAATCACCTTAGTGGCTGTGGATGACTAATCATAGTGCATTGAAGCCTCCCCAGGCTAGTTTGGTGATTGAGGAGAACATCAGTAATGGCTATAAAGAGAAACAAATGCAATTACATTAGGTATTTTTTAGTATGTAGTATGCTAACTGTATGTAAATAATACATGACTACAAAGAACATTACACAATACAGTACTTTTTGTATTCATCATTATGATTATAGTCAAAA encodes the following:
- the LOC136259249 gene encoding uncharacterized protein, which translates into the protein MNDFKKKTAKTEHDLVTVKQELEMFKLNASKIEGELKQRLTKTERDLMNVRQTAAETESELKQRLAKTEQDLAASVSLLVTEIKYKLSSINEEVTKMFSGSLQGNIDSVNQKYQPLKDTKRKHVQKLSNIFEIERFCVRKCEILQELYQIVDGIKRNIENEQEQLLQNITHAEGKLLGIHQQLDDVELHITKSINELILQLDTLMKELTIYSENSVIEKLKTIKTDALKSKDKMMKKSTQKREHITKVKKKLEITKVDITTDTDLLKQLLDKHGQAKQRIETFNPELPIVIKSGDNPFSRFPKW